From the genome of Brevibacterium sp. JSBI002, one region includes:
- a CDS encoding TetR/AcrR family transcriptional regulator, producing the protein MSISDEAKPTARAAAKAARREQLLEVAKTLYARHGFHGVRLDDLGKGAGISAPAVYRHFSSKEAVLEELLVGISAYLQSGGEEIVSAAWDTASGISPTEAAQTLRRLIDFHVDFAMSEPELIRIQDRDLEALPDESRRTVRRLQRAYVSRWAEVVEAAHPVWTLESATVRVHAAFGMMNSTPHQARRSSAEVVGVELRAAAAAALGLS; encoded by the coding sequence ATGTCGATCTCGGACGAGGCCAAGCCGACGGCGCGGGCAGCGGCGAAGGCGGCCAGGCGCGAGCAGCTGCTCGAGGTCGCGAAGACGCTCTATGCTCGGCACGGCTTCCATGGGGTGCGCCTCGACGACCTGGGCAAAGGTGCGGGGATCTCGGCGCCGGCGGTCTACCGGCATTTCTCGTCGAAGGAGGCTGTGCTCGAGGAGCTCCTCGTCGGCATCTCCGCCTATCTGCAGTCCGGAGGGGAGGAGATCGTCTCCGCGGCATGGGACACCGCGTCGGGGATCTCCCCCACCGAGGCGGCTCAGACCCTGCGGCGTCTCATCGACTTCCATGTCGACTTCGCCATGAGCGAGCCCGAGCTCATCCGCATCCAGGACCGTGACCTCGAGGCGCTGCCGGACGAATCGCGACGGACCGTGCGGCGTCTCCAGCGTGCCTATGTCAGTCGGTGGGCGGAGGTCGTCGAGGCCGCGCACCCGGTGTGGACGCTGGAGTCAGCCACTGTGCGCGTGCATGCGGCGTTCGGGATGATGAATTCGACCCCGCACCAGGCTCGTCGCTCCAGCGCCGAGGTGGTCGGGGTCGAATTGCGCG
- a CDS encoding carboxyl transferase domain-containing protein, with protein sequence MKAVGTAVSPATGQVNSEAHAELIAELRERIAATARGGSEKSRQRHIDRGKLLPRERVEHLLDPGTPFLELSPLAANGMYDDASPGAGIITGIGRVAGRECVIVANDATVKGGTYYPVTVKKHLRAQEVAKENSLPCIYLVDSGGANLPNQDDVFPDREHFGRIFFNQATLSAAGIPQLAAVMGSCTAGGAYVPAMADESIIVSEQGTIFLGGPPLVKAATGEEVTAEELGGGALHSRVSGVTDHLAANDPHALEIMRDIVSTLGPKSTPNWDVIESRLPAHSPEELTSVVPVDSRTPYDVREVIARLVDGSEFHEFKAEYGTSLVTGFAHLDGHPVGIIANNGILFGESAQKGAHFIELCDQRSVPLVFLQNISGFMVGRDYEAGGIAKHGAKMVNAVATARVPKFTVVIGGSFGAGNYSMCGRAYSPRFLWMWPNARISVMGGEQAASVLSTVRRDQLEARGEEWSAADEDTFKQPIRDQYEAQGNPYYSTARLWDDGIIEPGDTRQVLALALELARFGPMERPLNASGYGVFRM encoded by the coding sequence ATGAAAGCAGTGGGAACTGCGGTCAGTCCGGCGACGGGACAGGTCAACTCCGAGGCCCACGCCGAACTCATCGCTGAACTCCGGGAGCGCATTGCGGCCACAGCCCGCGGCGGTTCCGAGAAGTCCAGGCAGCGCCATATCGATCGCGGAAAGCTGCTGCCGCGTGAGCGCGTCGAGCATCTCCTCGACCCCGGCACTCCCTTCCTCGAACTCTCTCCGCTGGCCGCCAACGGCATGTACGATGATGCCAGCCCAGGTGCCGGAATCATCACCGGAATCGGGCGGGTCGCCGGCCGCGAATGCGTGATCGTGGCCAATGACGCCACCGTCAAGGGCGGAACCTACTACCCGGTGACCGTGAAGAAGCACCTCCGGGCCCAGGAAGTCGCCAAAGAGAACAGCCTTCCGTGCATCTACCTCGTCGACTCCGGTGGCGCGAACCTGCCGAATCAGGACGACGTCTTCCCCGACCGGGAGCACTTCGGTCGCATCTTCTTCAACCAGGCGACCCTGTCGGCAGCGGGCATCCCGCAGCTGGCCGCCGTCATGGGCTCCTGCACCGCCGGCGGCGCCTACGTCCCCGCGATGGCCGACGAATCGATCATCGTCTCCGAGCAGGGCACGATCTTCCTCGGAGGCCCACCGCTGGTCAAGGCCGCCACCGGTGAGGAAGTCACCGCCGAGGAGCTCGGCGGCGGAGCGCTGCACTCCCGCGTCTCCGGCGTCACCGACCACCTCGCGGCCAACGACCCCCATGCGCTGGAGATCATGCGGGACATCGTCTCGACTCTCGGGCCGAAGAGCACCCCGAACTGGGACGTCATCGAATCCCGCCTGCCGGCACACTCGCCGGAGGAGCTGACCTCCGTCGTACCCGTGGACTCGCGCACACCGTATGACGTCCGCGAGGTCATCGCCCGCCTCGTCGACGGATCCGAGTTCCACGAGTTCAAAGCCGAATACGGCACGAGCCTCGTCACCGGATTCGCTCACCTCGACGGACACCCGGTCGGCATCATCGCCAACAACGGCATCCTCTTCGGCGAATCCGCGCAGAAGGGCGCCCACTTCATCGAACTCTGCGACCAGCGCAGCGTGCCCCTGGTGTTCCTGCAGAACATCTCCGGATTCATGGTCGGCCGCGATTACGAAGCCGGCGGCATCGCCAAACACGGCGCGAAGATGGTCAACGCCGTCGCCACAGCCCGCGTCCCGAAGTTCACCGTCGTCATCGGCGGCTCCTTCGGCGCCGGCAACTACTCGATGTGCGGCCGCGCGTACTCCCCGCGCTTCCTGTGGATGTGGCCCAATGCCCGCATCTCCGTGATGGGCGGAGAGCAGGCCGCCAGTGTGCTCTCGACCGTCAGACGCGACCAGCTCGAGGCCCGCGGCGAGGAGTGGAGCGCTGCCGACGAGGACACCTTCAAACAGCCCATCCGCGACCAGTACGAAGCCCAGGGCAACCCGTACTACTCGACGGCACGGCTATGGGACGACGGCATCATCGAACCCGGTGACACCCGCCAGGTGCTGGCACTGGCCCTCGAACTCGCCCGCTTCGGACCGATGGAACGCCCGCTGAACGCCAGCGGCTACGGCGTCTTCAGAATGTGA